In a genomic window of Tripterygium wilfordii isolate XIE 37 chromosome 8, ASM1340144v1, whole genome shotgun sequence:
- the LOC120004171 gene encoding uncharacterized protein LOC120004171 has translation MTGLLLLTTLFLILPLCLASVQLTTCRSFCGNITVDYPFALRFGCGHPGYRDLLFCMNDVLMFHISSGSYRVLQIDYAYKSLVLHDPHMSNCNSLVLGGKGNGFSVEEWRMPYFTPAADNVFMLIGCPAQSPLFQGFPGKHLPCRNVSGMGCEEYYGCPAWNLLGHRRGGPVYGPGPPECCAVAFESIKAINLSRLGCEGYSSAYSFAPLRLNGPDQWSYGIRVQYSVQGNEEFCRACEATGGTCGYGSDGGKQICMCGSANSTSSCDLVTSAASSERQGLLMNLLLGILKCMLVWIWMEEHN, from the exons ATGACTGGACTTCTCCTCTTAACCACTCTCTTCCTCATACTTCCACTCTGTCTCGCTTCCGTTCAACTCACCACATGCCGATCATTCTGCGGAAACATAACTGTGGACTACCCATTTGCGCTCCGATTCGGATGCGGGCACCCGGGCTACCGAGACCTCCTATTTTGCATGAACGATGTGCTCATGTTCCACATCAGTTCGGGTTCATATCGGGTCCTCCAAATCGATTACGCATACAAATCTCTAGTTTTACACGACCCGCACATGTCGAATTGCAACAGTCTCGTCCTGGGCGGAAAGGGAAATGGCTTCTCCGTCGAGGAGTGGAGGATGCCGTACTTCACTCCAGCGGCCGATAACGTGTTTATGCTGATCGGTTGCCCCGCTCAGTCCCCTCTGTTTCAAGGATTCCCCGGAAAACACTTGCCGTGCCGAAATGTTTCGGGTATGGGCTGTGAAGAGTATTACGGGTGCCCGGCCTGGAATCTATTGGGCCATAGAAGAGGAGGCCCAGTTTATGGGCCAGGCCCACCGGAGTGTTGTGCTGTGGCTTTTGAGTCCATTAAGGCTATTAATCTTAGCAGGCTTGGGTGTGAAGGGTACAGTAGCGCGTATAGTTTTGCCCCGTTGAGGCTTAATGGGCCGGATCAATGGTCGTATGGAATCCGAGTCCAGTATTCGGTTCAGGGAAATGAGGAGTTCTGTCGAGCGTGTGAGGCTACTGGTGGCACGTGTGGGTATGGAAGTGATGGTGGGAAGCAGATCTGCATGTGTGGCAGTGCCAACTCCACATCCAGTTGTGATTTGG TTACATCAGCAGCATCAAGTGAAAGACAAGGGTTGCTGATGAATTTGTTATTAG GGATTTTGAAGTGTATGTTAGTGTGGATTTGGATGGAGGAACACAACTGA
- the LOC120004172 gene encoding U3 small nucleolar ribonucleoprotein protein MPP10 has product MATSGVQGHEALNCLRSTEPPLWLAPSTSLAETARVASQHLFSVLRPHAPKSPFDQLLSNGFDAEQIWQQIDLQSQPLLSRLRRDIRKYEKSPEEILKLGKVVDGGDGMDVKGFDDHEEEEDVEGFDDDDEEEEEEEEEEEDGEGEENERGEETDSEEGESEGGEEENGERGGVIEDEFLKIKELEEFMEEDEAREYGLETKKKENNKKKSDHGRDEEEEEEEEKKGEKGKKEDDAEEEDDELDIFGYGGDEDEGLDNARYEDFFGLKKKKVSKQNTKPIDGSKEDSESDDGKDEDERNNNLSKYDGSKEHSDSDDGQDEDERSNNLSTHEKQLKKLRSEIKKNEKANLEPKTWTMQGEVTAAKRPKNSALEVDLDFEHNLRPAPVITEEVTASLEEIIQKRIVEERFDDVQKVPTSLVKAPRELKELDENKSKKGLAEVYEDEFVQKTDPASAALSFSDEQKNEARTLFKKICFKLDALSHFHFAPKPVIEDMSIQANVPALAMEEIAPMAVSDAAMLAPEEVFGGKGDVKEEAELTQAERKRRRANKKRKFKSEAAKKTAKKTRESSLQNHNGKEEQ; this is encoded by the exons ATGGCAACTTCGGGGGTACAAGGTCATGAAGCCCTAAACTGTTTGAGATCAACGGAACCTCCCTTATGGCTTGCTCCGTCGACTTCGCTTGCTGAAACAGCGCGCGTTGCCTCACAGCATCTCTTCTCTGTCCTCAGACCCCACGCCCCAAAGTCGCCATTCGATCAGCTCCTGAGCAATGGTTTTGATGCAGAGCAGATTTGGCAGCAAATTGACCTCCAGTCCCAGCCACTTCTCTCCCGACTTCGACGTGACATCAGGAAGTATGAGAAGAGCCCGGAGGAAATTTTGAAGCTTGGTAAAGTTGTTGATGGTGGCGATGGCATGGATGTGAAAGGTTTTGATGATCATGAGGAGGAAGAGGATGTGGAaggatttgatgatgatgatgaggaggaggaggaggaggaggaggaagaagaagacggGGAAGGTGAGGAGAACGAAAGAGGTGAGGAAACAGATAGTGAAGAGGGTGAGAGTGAGGGAGGAGAAGAGGAAAATGGGGAAAGAGGAGGGGTGATAGAAGATGAATTCTTGAAGATAAAGGAATTGGAGGAGTTTATGGAGGAGGATGAAGCTAGGGAGTACGggttagaaacaaaaaagaaggaaaacaatAAGAAGAAAAGTGACCATGGTAgggatgaagaagaggaggaggaggaggagaagaaaggagaaaaagggaaaaaagaagatgatgccgaagaggaagatgatgag CTTGACATTTTTGGTTATGGTGGTGATGAAGATGAAGGCTTGGACAATGCCAG ATATGAAGATTTCTTCgggttgaaaaagaagaaggtttCAAAACAAAACACTAAACCAATTGATGGCTCAAAGGAAGACTCAGAATCAGATGATGgaaaagatgaagatgag AGAAACAATAATCTTTCTAAATATGATGGCTCAAAAGAACATTCAGACTCAGATGATGGACAAGATGAGGATGAG AGAAGCAATAATCTTTCTACTCATGAAAAACAACTTAAGAAGCTTCGATCTGAAATCAAGAAGAATGAGAAAGCAAATTTGGAGCCAAAAACTTGGACGATGCAAGGAGAG GTAACTGCTGCAAAAAGGCCAAAGAATAGTGCACTAGAAGTTGATTTAGACTTTGAACATAATTTAAGGCCTGCTCCTGTAATCACAGAGGAGGTTACAGCATCACTTGAGGAGATAATACAGAAAAGGATTGTTGAG GAACGGTTCGATGATGTGCAAAAAGTGCCTACCTCCCTCGTTAAAGCACCAAGAGAACTGAAGGAGTTG GATGAGAATAAGAGTAAGAAAGGTCTTGCGGAAGTTTATGAG GATGAATTTGTCCAGAAGACGGATCCTGCTTCTGCTGCACTGTCTTTCTCAGATGAACAGAAGAACGAG GCAAGAACACTGTTCAAGAAAATATGCTTCAAGCTGGATGCTCTTTCTCATTTCCACTTTGCTCCAAAACCT GTTATAGAAGATATGTCTATACAAGCAAATGTTCCCGCTCTTGCTATGGAAGAG ATTGCACCTATGGCAGTATCAGATGCTGCCATGCTGGCTCCAGAGGAAGTGTTTGGCGGAAAAGGTGACGTCAAAGAAGAAGCAGAACTGACGCAAGccgagagaaaaagaagaagagcaaacaagaaaaggaaattcAAGT CTGAAGCAGCAAAAAAGACCGCCAAGAAGACACGAGAGAGCAGTTTACAAAATCACAATG GCAAGGAAGaacaatga